TGTAACTTGTTGCTTAGTTAGATTAGTTGTTGGGTTTTTACTACTTACAAGGAGAACAATGGCGTCTTCAGCCAGGGTAATTTCTTTCAGTTGTGGCCATTCTTTTTTTTCTGATTGTTTGAGTGGGCGAGAAGCCATGCCGATATCTGCCTCACCTTTGGCTACTGCAGCAATACCTGCACTTGACCCTTTTGGTCTGATAATCAGCCCAATGTTTGAGTGGCTTTTAAATGATGCTTCGCTGGCCTTTACAATAGGGGTGACAGTTGTTGAGCCTACAATCGTCAGTACTTCTTTTGCATAACAAAAGGGAGAAGTAAGCATTAATACGATGAGTAAAAGCTGAATAAGTTTTGGCTGTGTATACATCATGGTAAAACTGCATAAAGTAAAAGGTGTATAAAATTAGTGTAACTGAAGTTTTATAATTTGTACGAATTATGGATAAAAAGGAGTAGATTGGAAAACGAACGACACACCAAGTATCTTGGGGTGTTCTAATGGAGGCTATTTAGTAATTAAAAAAGAATTTGTTAGATAAATTGCAAATAATTATAAATTATCAGTCATTTTTTGTATAAATTCATAACACGAGTTTACTGCTCACCTTATAATATCAGGTGAGCATAATGCTAAGTCACTATAAACTGAAGGTAGACATAATTTTTTGACTGTGACTCATGCTACAAGACTTCTAACAAACTCCGGTGTTTCAAAGGTGACATCCCTAATTAAGTTACGGAACCAAATATGGTCTGGGTCCTTATCCATTCTAGGGTGCCACATTAAGCCGTAATCCAATAGGGTTTTAACGGGGCAATTAATCATGCATAGGTTAGGATTATCACTAACCAGTCTGCAAAGAGGGGTAGGCAAAGTTAGCACTAAATCGCTTTGTTCTACTACTTCTGTAACAGACACAACTAAAGGCATTTCTAGTACGATGTTGCGATGCAAACCTCTCTCTGCTAAGGCTTTATCAATAATTCGCCAATAATTGGCATTGCCTGTATTGGCTATGTGTTTATAGCTGAGGTAGTCCTCTAATTGAATTTGCCCTTCAGCAGCGGGGTGTTTTTTTCTAACAATACAGCTTAAGTCGGTGGTTCCCAGCTTTTCGCAAATTAAACCACTGGTTTCTTCTTCAAATACACATAAGGCTAGGTCTACTTTGCCTTGAACTAAACTTTCAGGGTTATATTCGTGCCAAGGGCTAAGTGAAATTAATGCATCAGGTGCTTCTTCAATAAAGCGTGGCATTAATTTAGGGAATACATAGCGTACACTTACATCGCTAGCGGCAAGAGTAAAACGCTGCTTAGCAAGAGAGCTACCACGTAAACCTGCCGAAAATACGTCTTGGGCATTCTGGACGATAAAGGCAACTTTATCTCTTATTGCAATAGAAAGTGGCGTTAATTTAAGTGTGTTGTCTTCTCGGTAAAGTAAGTGATCATGCATTATACGACGTAGCTGTGACAATGATTTACTCACATTAGACTGCGTCATATTTAACCGTTGAGCGGCACGTGTTACGTTGCGCTCTTCATATAAGGCGTGTAGGCAAACCAATAAATTGAGATTAATTTCATGCAGTGGCTTCATGCTAAACATTACCAAACCTGATAGTGAAGAGGCGATAGTTGGCTGGCTTGAGCAGTTTTAAAATTCAAAAACTGTTCATCCTAACTTACATTGATACACCCTATGCTTTGATTGCATAGCCTTATGTTTTGGGTAAATGTTTAGTTAGTCCATTTGTGGTTTTCATCCTATTACTAATTCCATTTAGTTATAATTGCTTTGTTTCGTTATTCAGAATATAGAAATAAACAAGTATCTTAAGCGTAATGTAACCATGTGTAAAGCTTCAATCTTAGTAAGTGAAGTGGTTCACTAATGGTTTTGTTGGGGAAAGTGGCGATGAAGATTCAATAACATTATTTTTGACCATTAGTTGAAGTAATAATAAATATGATCTATAGGAATACTATGTGACAGCTACATCACGCTGTCATGAAGATCATGATATTTACTAATATATTGTTTAATTTGGCAATGATTAAGGTTTTAAGTAAAGAGCACTCAATAGATGACGTTTGAGTGCTCTTAAGTTCAACTAGGAGTTTATAGATGAAAGCGAATGCTTCGGTCAGCGAAAAAGCAAAACAAAGAATAGAGATCGAAAAGCAAATTGAAGATTTTTTAAACGAGGGGGGAGAAATTACAGAAGTACCAGTGCCCAGTTATGAAGAGATCTTGGATACCATCCGCAACCGCTATCAGAATGCTTGGGGGCGAGATCAGCTGACTAACTATGATAAGAGTAATAATAGTTCCTAGCAACAAGTGTGGTTGTGGCGAAAATATACAAGACATATATTCTAACACTGGTTATCGATTCGCCTTAGGGAAGAGGCCAGTTGAGTGTGCGTTAATTTATTATGTTATGTCTTTCACTCTTTCTTTGTTTGAGTTAAAAAAACTAGCTTGAATTTCTTTGCAAGCTTAATTATGTCAATTCGTTTACTTAATTGGTGTGGCTTTTTTAGCGATAGTCTCCACATTAATTCCCCGTGTCGTCTGAGATAATTATCACAA
This genomic interval from Spartinivicinus ruber contains the following:
- a CDS encoding LysR family transcriptional regulator; this encodes MKPLHEINLNLLVCLHALYEERNVTRAAQRLNMTQSNVSKSLSQLRRIMHDHLLYREDNTLKLTPLSIAIRDKVAFIVQNAQDVFSAGLRGSSLAKQRFTLAASDVSVRYVFPKLMPRFIEEAPDALISLSPWHEYNPESLVQGKVDLALCVFEEETSGLICEKLGTTDLSCIVRKKHPAAEGQIQLEDYLSYKHIANTGNANYWRIIDKALAERGLHRNIVLEMPLVVSVTEVVEQSDLVLTLPTPLCRLVSDNPNLCMINCPVKTLLDYGLMWHPRMDKDPDHIWFRNLIRDVTFETPEFVRSLVA